A window of the Egibacter rhizosphaerae genome harbors these coding sequences:
- the rplR gene encoding 50S ribosomal protein L18, with amino-acid sequence MTNTTDKRRARERRHRRVRGKIQGTAERPRLNVYRSNRAIYAQVIDDGEGRTIVAANSLEDGVAAEGDGKVGAARAVGELVGRRASEAGIGEVVFDRGGNRYHGRIAALADGAREAGLQF; translated from the coding sequence ATGACGAACACGACCGACAAACGCCGCGCACGAGAGCGCCGACACCGGCGTGTCCGCGGCAAGATCCAGGGCACGGCCGAGCGGCCACGCCTCAACGTCTACCGGTCCAACCGTGCGATCTACGCGCAGGTGATCGACGACGGCGAGGGCCGTACGATCGTGGCAGCGAACAGTCTCGAGGACGGCGTCGCAGCGGAGGGCGACGGCAAGGTTGGCGCCGCGCGGGCCGTCGGCGAGCTGGTCGGCCGGCGTGCGAGCGAGGCCGGCATCGGCGAGGTCGTGTTCGACCGTGGCGGCAACCGCTACCACGGGCGTATCGCGGCCCTGGCCGACGGCGCCCGCGAAGCCGGTCTGCAGTTCTAG
- the rpsE gene encoding 30S ribosomal protein S5, whose protein sequence is MAAAGGRGGRGGRGRGREEERSPYEEKVVAINRVAKVVKGGRRFSFTALVVVGDGEGTVGVGYGKAKEVPAAIQKGVEEGKKNLFKVPMIQRTIVHEVTARDDAGWVVLKPAAPGTGVIAGGPMRAVLESAGIGDVLAKSMGTANALNVVGATVSALKSLRWPEEVARLRDVELEEILPRKMLENMKAPTDA, encoded by the coding sequence ATGGCAGCAGCAGGTGGACGCGGAGGCCGCGGCGGCCGCGGTCGGGGGCGCGAGGAAGAGCGCAGCCCCTACGAGGAGAAGGTCGTCGCGATCAACCGCGTGGCCAAGGTCGTCAAGGGCGGCCGCCGCTTCTCCTTCACGGCGCTCGTCGTGGTCGGCGACGGTGAAGGCACCGTCGGCGTCGGCTACGGCAAGGCCAAGGAAGTCCCCGCGGCGATCCAGAAGGGCGTCGAGGAGGGCAAGAAGAACCTGTTCAAGGTTCCGATGATCCAGCGCACGATCGTCCACGAGGTCACTGCCCGCGACGATGCGGGCTGGGTCGTGCTGAAGCCTGCCGCGCCCGGGACCGGTGTCATCGCGGGCGGGCCGATGCGCGCCGTGCTCGAGTCCGCCGGGATCGGTGACGTGCTCGCGAAGTCGATGGGCACGGCCAACGCCCTCAACGTGGTCGGCGCCACGGTCAGCGCGCTCAAGTCGCTGCGTTGGCCCGAGGAGGTCGCTCGGCTGCGTGACGTGGAGCTGGAGGAGATCCTGCCCCGCAAGATGCTCGAGAACATGAAGGCGCCGACCGATGCGTGA
- the rpmD gene encoding 50S ribosomal protein L30, translated as MRELEVTQVRSTSGQQEGQRRTLRALGLRRRHQTVTRPDRPEVRGMLAKVAHLVEVRYPGEGEVLDLEPGQEPKGVGNPPAGQSVADDEAAEIAAAEEAALTETESEGDVDPVPEQLEEADLDEPADDENAEADDTADTTEDAEEADR; from the coding sequence ATGCGTGAGCTCGAGGTCACCCAGGTCCGCTCGACGAGCGGGCAGCAGGAGGGGCAGCGTCGCACGTTGCGTGCGCTGGGCCTGCGCCGCCGGCACCAGACCGTCACCCGGCCCGACCGGCCGGAGGTACGCGGGATGCTCGCGAAGGTCGCTCACCTCGTCGAGGTGCGCTACCCGGGCGAGGGCGAGGTCCTCGACCTCGAGCCGGGTCAGGAGCCGAAGGGGGTCGGGAACCCGCCCGCCGGCCAGTCCGTTGCCGACGACGAGGCGGCCGAGATCGCGGCGGCTGAGGAGGCCGCGCTGACAGAGACCGAGTCCGAAGGCGACGTCGACCCCGTGCCCGAGCAACTCGAGGAGGCCGACCTCGACGAGCCGGCCGACGATGAGAACGCCGAGGCGGACGACACCGCTGACACCACCGAGGACGCCGAAGAGGCAGACCGATGA
- the rplO gene encoding 50S ribosomal protein L15: protein MKIHHLKPAPGSRKSRTRKGRGESAGKGKTAGRGMKGTKARGQVPAGFEGGQLPLQRRLPKIGGFTNPNRVEYRTVNVGELERAFADGTSVGPDELHAAGLVRKGDAPVKVLGDGELSRALTVRAHAFSGSARRKIDEAGGSAEQLSREATGRR, encoded by the coding sequence ATGAAGATCCACCACTTGAAGCCCGCGCCGGGATCCCGCAAGTCACGCACCCGCAAGGGGCGCGGCGAGTCGGCCGGGAAGGGCAAGACCGCCGGCCGTGGGATGAAGGGCACGAAGGCGCGCGGCCAGGTGCCCGCCGGCTTCGAGGGCGGGCAGCTACCGCTGCAGCGCCGCCTGCCCAAGATCGGCGGGTTCACGAACCCGAATCGTGTCGAGTACCGGACCGTCAACGTGGGCGAGCTGGAGCGCGCGTTCGCGGACGGCACCTCCGTCGGCCCCGACGAGCTGCACGCAGCGGGGCTGGTCCGCAAGGGCGACGCCCCCGTGAAGGTGCTGGGGGACGGGGAGCTCTCGCGCGCGCTGACGGTGCGCGCGCACGCGTTCAGCGGCAGCGCCCGCCGCAAGATCGACGAGGCCGGCGGCTCGGCCGAGCAGCTGTCCCGCGAGGCCACCGGCCGCAGGTAG